A stretch of DNA from Paenibacillus sp. FSL W8-0186:
GGACCTCAGCGGCGGGTACGGTCACCGCATCCAAATCAGGAACCGATGTCTGTACGATGGAGCAAGTAGAGGAATCGCTTAACCGGATCGAGATCGAACCGATGATTTAACCGGGCGGGAAGTTCATCATGATGAGGAGGAGAATGAACAATGCGTAAAATCATAGCTGTAACGGCATGTCCCACGGGAGTAGCTCATACGTATATGGCCGCGGAGTCGCTCATCAAGGCGGCGAAGGCGAAGAACATCGAGCTCAAGGTGGAGACGCGCGGTGCAATTGGAGTCGAGAACGAACTGACAGAGCAGGATATTGCCGAGGCCCATGCGGTGATTCTCGCTGCGGATACCGATGTCCTTGAATCCCGGTTTGCGGGTAAGCCTGTGGTGAAGGTGGGCGTGGCCCAAGCGTTGAAAGACCCTGCCGGCTTGCTCGACCAGGCCTTGGCGATGAAGGCGGCATCTGCTGATGATTACTTGAAGCAGATCAATCAAGCGAAATCTGATCGCGGTGCTTCGCGTAAAGGGCCATACAAACATCTGATGACAGGGGTATCGGCGATGCTTCCGCTCGTCGTTGCTGGCGGATTGTTGATAGCGATTTCATTTATCTTTGGTATTGAAGCATTTAATGAGAAGGGGACACTGGCCGCAGCGCTTATGGATATTGGCGGAGGAGCAGCCTTCGCTCTGATGGTGCCCATCCTTGCGGGCTTCATCGCTTTCTCGATCGCCGAGAAGCCGGGACTGGCCCCAGGCCTGGTCGGTGGGATGCTGGCCTCGCAAATCGGCGCGGGATTCATCGGCGGGATTGCTGCCGGCTTTCTGGCAGGTTACTTGGCCAAGTGGCTTAAAGATTGGATCAAGCTGCCACGCAACCTGGAAGGCCTTAAGCCGATCCTGATTATTCCGCTACTGGCAACAGGCATTACCGGATTGCTCATGATCTACGTCATCGGAGAGCCGGTCAAGTTCACGATGGACGGATTGACGAACTGGCTAAATACGATCGGCTCTACCAATGCGGTGCTGCTCGGGCTGCTGCTCGGTGCTATGATGGCTTTCGATATGGGCGGTCCGGTGAATAAAGCTGCTTACACCTTTGCGGTTGGCCTTTTGGCCAGCAGCGTCTATGGTCCGATGGCCGCGGTGATGGCCGCGGGAATGACCCCGCCGCTCGGATTGTGGCTGGCTACGATCATCGCGCCGAAGAAATTTACGCTTGATGAGAGAAATGCGGGCAAGTCAGCCGCCGTACTGGGCATTTCATTCATTACCGAGGGTGCGATTCCGTTTGCAGCTGGCGATCCATTCCGCGTAATTCCTTCCATTATGGCAGGTTCGGCGGTAACCGGAGCCTTGTCCATGCTGTTTGGAGCTACGCTGCAAGCGCCCCATGGCGGAATCTTCGTCTTGGCGATTCCTAATGCCGTAACGCAAGTAGGTCTGTATGCACTGGCGATTGCGATCGGAACCGTCGTAACTGCCTTAATACTATCCGTTTTGAAGAAACCTGTAATTAACAACTAGGTGGGTGAACAACTTGAAAATTATTGAACTCCTGAATGAACATGCTATTTTGATGCCATTGAATGCAGCAAGCAGGGAGGAATGCATTCACGCGATGATCGACGCCCTAGAACAATCCGGAGCGGTTGCCGATAAATCCGCTTATTTAGAAGCGGTAATGAACCGTGAGGAAATGAGCTCTACGGGAATCGGTTTTAAGGTAGCCATTCCCCATGGCAAGTCGTCCGGCGTGAAAGAACCGGCGCTAGCCTTCGCTAAGCTCGCGAATCCGCTGGATTGGAGCTCAATCGACGGTCAGCCCGTCTCGATTGTTTTCATGATTGCGGTACCGGAGGAAGCGAAAGGGAACGAGCATTTGCAAATTCTTGTCGCGCTGTCCCGGAAACTGATGGACGATGATTTCAGAAGCCAGCTTTTGTCCGTTTCCGACCGTGGGCAGCTGCTCAAGTTTTTAGAAACGATTTAATCTGAAATAACTTAAATGGACTGCCGTCACCTGCCGGCAGTCCATTTAATTTGCTAATTGATTTGAAGTAGACGAACTATTTCACCGTCTATTACATCCACACTAACTTTAATAAATCCTAAAGATTCATACAACATTCCCGCAATTTGATTATCTGGGCTATGTCCAATCATTATTCTTGTACAATTTGAAACACTCATAAACTGAATCAAGGCTCCATGGCTGCTTTTCCATAACCTTTGCCTTGATGCTTGTCGTCAATCATTATAGCAGGAATCCAATAGTTATCATCCCAATAGTTATCATCCATGTCTGGATTCAGACAAAATACGAGAAATCCGACTAGAATCTCTTCTGAGTAAATAGCACGCAATTCAAAATCATCAACATAAGATTCTGCAATCCAATAAACTGCATATATCCTTCTTTATTATGGGAATTAAATTTTTTAAAAAAGTCTACCAAAAAGGACGATTCCGGCCCCAAGAGCAGAGGGAATCGTCCTTTTTTTATTTAGAGCCTTTTTAAGATGGGCTGTTGCTGGCTGCGAACTGCTCCTTAGGAGCTTTCGTCCGCTTCGTGAATAGCGATAGTACTAAAGCGATAACCGCGAATACCAAGCCGATTACAAAAGCTCTATGAATGCCAGACAGCAAACCCTCCGCGATTTGCGCAGGTGTTGGCTCCGCCGTTAACGACATGAAATAAGATTGCTGTCCTGACGTCATAATACTGATGAATAACGCCACGCCGATGGCTCCGGCAATTTGCTGCAAAGTGTTCAATACTGCTGTCCCGTGCGGATACATCCGCTGCGGCAGCTGGTTCAGCCCATTGGTTTGCATCGGCATCATAATCATCGCGATGGCGACCATCAGCAGAACATGCAGCAGGACCAGAATCGTTGTAGTTGTCTGCAAATCGATTCGCGTAAACAGCCACATGATGATGACCAGCAGCGTGCTGCCTGGAATAACAAGCGCACGCGGGCCGAACTTATCGAACAGCTTGCCGGTAACCGGTGAAATCAGTCCATTGAGTAATCCTCCGGGAAGGAGGACCAGCCCGGCCGCGAAGGTCGTCATCAGGAACACCCCTTGCATCAGGAAGGGGAGCAGCAGCATCGTCGAGAACATCGTCATCATTGCGATGATGAGCATGATCGTCGTGAGCGTAAACATCGAGAATTTAAAAACGCGGAAATCGAGCATAGGTTCCTTCGACCTTAGCTGCCGGATGACAAATAGAAGCAATGACACGCCGCCTACGATTAACGGGACGTATACTTCCGTGCTGGCCCAGGTCGTATCCGCTTTACCCGCACTGCTGAAGCCGAATACGATGCCGCCGAACCCGAGCGTCGACAGCAGAATCGACAGTACGTCGACTCTTGGCTTGGTAACGGTGGTGACATTTTTCAAGAAAATGAACGAGACTACGATCGAGCCGATTGCAAAAGGAAGCACCAGGAAGAACAGCCAGCGCCAGTCGGCAAACTGCAGAATCAAGCCCGAAAGAGTGGGGCCGATCGCTGGAGCAAACATGATCACGAGTCCGATCGTGCCCATAGCTGCCCCGCGCGTCTCCGGCGGATACAGAACGAGAATCGTGTTCATCATGACGGGCAGCATCAAGCCTGCTCCGCTTGCTTGAAGTAAACGACCGATCAACAGGATTTCAAAATTCGGGGCGATTCCGCAGAGAAACGTCCCCACCGTAAACAGCACCATAGCGCCCAGGAACATCTGCCGCGTTGTAAACCATTGAACAAGCAGCGCTGATACAGGAATGAGCACGCCGACGACCAGCATATAGCCCGTAGCGAGCCATTGCAGCGTAGAAGCAGAAACTTCCAGTGCCACTTCAAGCTTCGGCAGAGCGATATTGAGCAGCGTTTCATTCAGAATGGAGAAGAAGGCCCCGATTATGAGCGAGATCAATATCGGCAGCTTCTTGATGTTTTGTAAATCTTGTTGCTGTGTAGTAGAAGTAGAATTCAAGTCTCATCCCTATCCTTATTTTTTATTTTGATCAGTGTTTATTGTAACAGATTAATGTAAAATTTTATCGATTTAAATTGTAATTTTTAATTATAATCAATTTTTCATCAACGGAGCATTTTGCACAGGCTGGTCAGTTATCAGTATAAAAGTAAAGTCAGATAAGATGCAGTAGATAAATAATATTACAAATTTAACATACGATTCTAATTACTGTATAATAAACTGGCTTTACATTGTTCATTGATACTCAATTCCAGTCATGATGAAAGGAATGTGAATGCTAGATGAACGAAATGCTCCATATGATTGAGCTGAAAGGCCTTACCCGATTTTATGATAAGCATCTTGCTGTAGACAATCTATCGATCTCTGTTCCCCAGGGAGAAATCTTTGCTTTCCTTGGAAGTAATGGAGCCGGGAAAACAACAACGATGAAAATGATGACAGGCCAGCTAAAGCCATCCTCAGGCAGCATTTTGATTAAGGGGATTGACATGTGGAAGGATAAGAGCATTCGGAAAATTACAGGCTATGTACCTGATGTCCCCCTCCTGCATGAAGGCTTAACAGGCCGGGAGATGCTGCGATTTGTCGGTGGCTTGTACGGACTTGGCAGGGAAGAGATCCATCATAGGACGGAGGAGTTGCTGACTCAGTTCGGCTTGCTGGAGAGTGCGGATAAGTTAATCAAGGCTTATTCCTTAGGGATGAAAAGGAAAACCGCTATTGCGTGCGGACTCATTCACAACCCAGAGGTTCTATTCCTGGATGAAGTAACCAATGGTCTAGATCCTTTGGCCGCTCGAGAGGTCAAGGATCAAATCTATCGATCAGCGAAGAAGAATGGCGTCACCGTGTTTCTTACGACGCATATTCTTGATGTGGTAGAGGAGATGGCTGACACGATTGCTATTCTGGACGCCGGGAAGATTCAGGCCATGGGGACGATGGAGGAGCTGCGCCAAAGCCGGGGCATGGAATCGGAGAGCAAGCTGGAGGAGATCTTTCTATCTCTAATAGAAAGGGGTGAAAAACCTGTTACCCTCAACAATTAAATCGATGATCTATTACTATAATCGCCCTTTCCTGAATCAATATTTATACCACAGCCGGGCTAAATTGCTAATCTGGATTCTATTGCTAGGAATCGCGATTCCCATTTATTTTTCAGAGAAATTTGGGAATATTTTTATGGAGGCCGATTTATCTAAAAAAATTCTCTTTATTGTCGCTGAAAGTCTGCTTGTCGGCTTGCTCCGTGCTATGAACGATCTGCCTTCGCAAATGTACATGCAAAAAAATTTGATGCTGTTTCATTCGTCGGGTATCTCTAACTTCCAGCTCATTATGGGACAATGGCTATCCCGGATGCCTTTATATTTATGGGCAGCTTTAATCCTGACGATTCCGCTGACAAGCGGCCTGGGCATGGCCGATAAATTGACGACAGGGGTATTGTTGTTTGTCATTGGATTTGCAGCCGAGATGACCGTCGATCTGGTCTGCCGCTATCTGATGATTATTACCATGTATTATATTCCGGCCATCGTAAAGGGATTTGTCGGCATAGCGACGATTGGTTATTTGGCGTTGTTTGGCTTTATCATATGGGTGTTAGTTTCACTGGAGTCGGTATCCTCTGTTTTTTGGAGCCAATTTGAACAGATCATGTATCCGGTTGCTGCGGTCTGCGGTGCAGGTGTAATCGTATTGCTTCTTCTCACAGGGAAAATGGGGGAGCTGTATTATGAAGGCTGGCTTCGATTTGTAGAGAATGATAAACGGATCCAGAACAAAGATAGCGGGATTTCCCATCTGATCTCAACTCCGCAAAATGCAGTTATGATCAAGGATTGGATTTTAATTATTAAAAATAAGATTACATTAGTGAGAGTAGGCTTATGGCTGATTGGAATGATTGCGGCTATTGTTCTCACAAAAATCGGAATGTTTAATTCCTTCCTTACCGGGCAGAACACCCCTGCTTATGTATTTGGATTTGTCGTTCTCTATACCATGCTGGCGTTTGGTGAGATTGTGTCTGCGCTATATCAGCAAGAAAAGCAGAGCTATCTTCTTTATTTTATGAGCGGAACCAAGGGCAGGCATATTTTCACGGCGAAATTTATAACTTCGATTTTGCTGGTTGTAGTTCCCGTACTGATCGGGTACCCTGTGGTAGCTCTGTTCTTGCAGATCGATGGCCTAGTGATCTTACAAACGCTGGTGTGGTGCGTATCCATCACGATGGGCGCTATTTTACTGCAATTGGGGATTGCTTCCCTTGATCGAAAGGGAGGGCAGGCAGTCATGATGATCATCAAAGAGGAAGATTCCAACGGGATGCTGGAGCAGGTGCCGCAAAGTCCGATCCCTATATTGTCCAGCTTTGCTGGCCTGATTTATACGCTTATCGCTGTTGCACTATATTGGTTCAATCTGCATTATCTCTTTTCTGTGTTGCTTTTCTTGCCATGTCTCGCTATGTTTGGTTTAGGAGTGCGTGCCAGTGAATATCGATAACTTGCCGAGAAAAGAAGCCGATAGACTGTAGGCTATACAACAGCCACTGCAGTTTAAACGGCTTCTTTTTCTGATAAAGTGAAATAATTCAAAATGTCAATCGGCGTTGCTAATCAAGATCGATGTTCTTTAAGCTTCGCATATTCATCGGCAATTTGGGCATGCAGCGCGTGATCCTGCGGTAGCTCCGTGTATTTCTCAATGGCCGCATGAACCCCGTGCTCGCGCACATAGGCCTGCAGCTCGGCGGATTCCGGATCGCTGCTCTCGTCGAATAGCAGAGCCGCGGCAACCGCTTTTGTCAGATGGGGGACAGGGATCCCCAGTTCGTGAGCGAGCCGTGCCGGTCTTACGAGCCGATCGTTCGGAGAAATTTTCCGAATCGGGGAACGGCCTACGCGCGCAATCTCATCGGTTAAATAAGGATTGATGAAGCGTTCGAGAATTTGCTCGATATACTGCTTGTGAGAGGCCTCGTCGAACGAATACGTCCTTACAAGCATCGCACCCGATTCCTGCAAGGCTCCTCTAACCTCGCCGACGACTGCGGGATCTTTCATCGCTTCCTGGATGGTCTCGTAACCGCTCAGATAACCATGATAGGCAGCGATACAGTGCCCGGTATTCACGGTGAAAAGCTTGCGCTCGATATAAGGCAGCAATCGGTCTACATAATGGACGCCGGCGATTTCCTGGAATTCCCCTCGAATGGCCGACCGGTCTACCGTCCATTCGTAAAAAGGCTCGACCGTGACGAGCAGCGGGTCCTCATGCTGCTGCAGCGGTACGATCCGATCCACGGCGGCATCGGGGAAATCGATCGACCGATCGGCCTGCTCTTTTGCGGGTGCGGACAGATGGTCGTAGACATGGTTTTTAAGCTGCGTACTGCCCCCGATGGCATTTTCGCAGGCAATGACATGAAGAGGTCGGGTGCTGCGCGACAATCTCAGTTCAATGCCCTGAGCGATTGCGGCAGCGATATGCTTCAATACGGAGACGCCTACGGCAGTCGTTACGATGTCGGCCTCTGCAACAGCTTCGGCGACAAGAGCTTGATCTTTGCCGTCAATCGCGGTTACATTGTCGACGACGATTGAATCGGCTTGCTCATTGGCCAAGGTGACCGTATATTGCCGTTTGCTCTGCAGCAGGTTGACCAGCGTATCGTTTACATCGACAAAAGTCACCTCATATCCCGACTTCGAGAGCAATAAGCCGATAAAGCCTCGACCGATGTTGCCTGCGCCAAAATGTACGGCCTTCATTCGCTCAGCCCCTCTTCGAAAATCGAAATCAGCTCTTCTTCCGAAGTCGCGTTTACGATCCGTTCCATTTCATCGTCGTCCGAGACGAGGACGGCTACGTTCGTTAGAATTCCCATATGATCATCGCGGATAGCTGCAAGGCCGATGA
This window harbors:
- a CDS encoding fructose-specific PTS transporter subunit EIIC codes for the protein MRKIIAVTACPTGVAHTYMAAESLIKAAKAKNIELKVETRGAIGVENELTEQDIAEAHAVILAADTDVLESRFAGKPVVKVGVAQALKDPAGLLDQALAMKAASADDYLKQINQAKSDRGASRKGPYKHLMTGVSAMLPLVVAGGLLIAISFIFGIEAFNEKGTLAAALMDIGGGAAFALMVPILAGFIAFSIAEKPGLAPGLVGGMLASQIGAGFIGGIAAGFLAGYLAKWLKDWIKLPRNLEGLKPILIIPLLATGITGLLMIYVIGEPVKFTMDGLTNWLNTIGSTNAVLLGLLLGAMMAFDMGGPVNKAAYTFAVGLLASSVYGPMAAVMAAGMTPPLGLWLATIIAPKKFTLDERNAGKSAAVLGISFITEGAIPFAAGDPFRVIPSIMAGSAVTGALSMLFGATLQAPHGGIFVLAIPNAVTQVGLYALAIAIGTVVTALILSVLKKPVINN
- a CDS encoding fructose PTS transporter subunit IIA, with amino-acid sequence MNNLKIIELLNEHAILMPLNAASREECIHAMIDALEQSGAVADKSAYLEAVMNREEMSSTGIGFKVAIPHGKSSGVKEPALAFAKLANPLDWSSIDGQPVSIVFMIAVPEEAKGNEHLQILVALSRKLMDDDFRSQLLSVSDRGQLLKFLETI
- a CDS encoding GNAT family N-acetyltransferase encodes the protein MRAIYSEEILVGFLVFCLNPDMDDNYWDDNYWIPAIMIDDKHQGKGYGKAAMEP
- a CDS encoding DHA2 family efflux MFS transporter permease subunit, which gives rise to MNSTSTTQQQDLQNIKKLPILISLIIGAFFSILNETLLNIALPKLEVALEVSASTLQWLATGYMLVVGVLIPVSALLVQWFTTRQMFLGAMVLFTVGTFLCGIAPNFEILLIGRLLQASGAGLMLPVMMNTILVLYPPETRGAAMGTIGLVIMFAPAIGPTLSGLILQFADWRWLFFLVLPFAIGSIVVSFIFLKNVTTVTKPRVDVLSILLSTLGFGGIVFGFSSAGKADTTWASTEVYVPLIVGGVSLLLFVIRQLRSKEPMLDFRVFKFSMFTLTTIMLIIAMMTMFSTMLLLPFLMQGVFLMTTFAAGLVLLPGGLLNGLISPVTGKLFDKFGPRALVIPGSTLLVIIMWLFTRIDLQTTTTILVLLHVLLMVAIAMIMMPMQTNGLNQLPQRMYPHGTAVLNTLQQIAGAIGVALFISIMTSGQQSYFMSLTAEPTPAQIAEGLLSGIHRAFVIGLVFAVIALVLSLFTKRTKAPKEQFAASNSPS
- a CDS encoding ABC transporter ATP-binding protein, with product MNEMLHMIELKGLTRFYDKHLAVDNLSISVPQGEIFAFLGSNGAGKTTTMKMMTGQLKPSSGSILIKGIDMWKDKSIRKITGYVPDVPLLHEGLTGREMLRFVGGLYGLGREEIHHRTEELLTQFGLLESADKLIKAYSLGMKRKTAIACGLIHNPEVLFLDEVTNGLDPLAAREVKDQIYRSAKKNGVTVFLTTHILDVVEEMADTIAILDAGKIQAMGTMEELRQSRGMESESKLEEIFLSLIERGEKPVTLNN
- a CDS encoding mannitol-1-phosphate 5-dehydrogenase, with translation MKAVHFGAGNIGRGFIGLLLSKSGYEVTFVDVNDTLVNLLQSKRQYTVTLANEQADSIVVDNVTAIDGKDQALVAEAVAEADIVTTAVGVSVLKHIAAAIAQGIELRLSRSTRPLHVIACENAIGGSTQLKNHVYDHLSAPAKEQADRSIDFPDAAVDRIVPLQQHEDPLLVTVEPFYEWTVDRSAIRGEFQEIAGVHYVDRLLPYIERKLFTVNTGHCIAAYHGYLSGYETIQEAMKDPAVVGEVRGALQESGAMLVRTYSFDEASHKQYIEQILERFINPYLTDEIARVGRSPIRKISPNDRLVRPARLAHELGIPVPHLTKAVAAALLFDESSDPESAELQAYVREHGVHAAIEKYTELPQDHALHAQIADEYAKLKEHRS